Proteins from one Longimicrobium sp. genomic window:
- a CDS encoding nitrilase-related carbon-nitrogen hydrolase: MTAFGGTLRLRIEQFAPALADPGTNLGRIARAQADAAADGVHLVVTPELSVTGYDVRDAVHSLAVVESPHPFPALADGPDVVVGAIERDAAFVPYNGMLHLRGGTVLHRHRKVYLPTYGMFDEARWFGAGQHVRAYDAGGGWRVGLLVCEDLWHPGLAWLLATHGANLLVVQSAAAGRGSWDGGVNGGRFASWDAWEHLARAAAIAYGVYVVLANRVGVEGPLCFAGGSMIVGPDGAVIARADDLAEDRITVDLTIDAVAAARRPYAHARDDDPHLMARELARVLADR, from the coding sequence ATGACGGCGTTCGGCGGAACGCTGCGGCTGCGCATCGAGCAGTTCGCCCCCGCGCTGGCGGATCCCGGCACCAACCTGGGCCGCATCGCCCGGGCGCAGGCGGACGCGGCGGCGGACGGCGTGCACCTGGTGGTGACCCCCGAGCTGTCGGTAACCGGGTACGACGTGCGCGATGCGGTGCACTCCCTGGCCGTGGTGGAGTCGCCGCATCCCTTCCCCGCCCTGGCCGATGGCCCCGACGTGGTGGTGGGGGCCATCGAGCGGGACGCGGCGTTCGTTCCGTACAACGGAATGCTGCACCTGCGCGGCGGCACCGTGCTGCACCGGCATCGCAAGGTGTACCTGCCCACGTACGGCATGTTCGACGAGGCCCGCTGGTTCGGCGCGGGGCAGCACGTCCGCGCGTACGACGCGGGTGGCGGATGGCGGGTGGGGCTGCTGGTGTGCGAAGACCTGTGGCACCCGGGGCTGGCCTGGCTGCTGGCGACGCATGGCGCCAACCTCCTCGTGGTCCAGTCCGCCGCGGCCGGCCGCGGCTCGTGGGACGGCGGCGTCAACGGCGGGCGCTTCGCCAGCTGGGATGCGTGGGAGCACCTGGCGCGCGCCGCGGCCATCGCGTACGGCGTCTACGTGGTCCTCGCCAACCGCGTCGGGGTGGAGGGTCCCCTCTGCTTCGCGGGGGGATCGATGATCGTGGGTCCGGACGGTGCGGTGATCGCCCGGGCGGACGACCTGGCCGAAGACCGCATCACGGTCGACCTCACGATCGACGCCGTCGCCGCCGCGCGCCGCCCATACGCCCACGCCCGCGACGACGATCCGCACCTGATGGCGCGCGAGCTGGCCCGCGTCCTCGCCGACCGATGA
- a CDS encoding P-II family nitrogen regulator, producing MHLLIAVVNQEEKLEEVLSGFMEIGVTGATVISSEGMGRLLSSEVPIFAGLEAFADRTRPRNQTLFSVIEDDDKVDRALRLLQEVCGSFDEPARGIAFTVPVTRVVGLKPELSGG from the coding sequence GTGCACCTGCTGATCGCCGTGGTGAACCAGGAAGAAAAGCTGGAAGAGGTGCTGTCCGGGTTCATGGAGATCGGCGTCACGGGCGCCACCGTCATCAGCAGCGAGGGGATGGGCCGCCTGCTTTCGTCGGAGGTGCCCATCTTCGCGGGGTTGGAGGCGTTCGCCGACCGCACGCGCCCGCGCAACCAGACGCTGTTCAGCGTCATCGAGGATGACGACAAGGTGGATCGCGCCCTGCGCCTGCTGCAGGAGGTGTGCGGCAGCTTCGACGAGCCGGCACGCGGCATCGCCTTTACCGTTCCGGTCACCCGCGTGGTGGGCCTGAAGCCGGAACTCTCGGGCGGATGA